In the genome of Candidatus Nitrosotenuis sp. DW1, one region contains:
- a CDS encoding formyltetrahydrofolate deformylase: protein MKKIRIGITIVGKDREGIVASFTNFIFQRDGNIEKVNQNVIKGLFGMHLEASFSKEINIKKFDKELQDLGKKIGMEVSIYHEINSDKNIALFVTKEPHCLEVLLNANARGQLKGKISVIVGTEKTLEPMAKKAKIPFVIVDEKDQLEAENRLIEIAKQYDIDLVVLARYMRIMTPNFVWRYPHRIINIHPSLLPAFPGAFAYAQAFERGTKIVGVTAHYVTEELDQGPIIFQDSFKVGPKDTLESIRQKGQKLEANTLLKAVKMHLEGKLEVSWRKVHTK from the coding sequence GTGAAAAAGATCAGAATAGGCATCACAATTGTCGGAAAAGACAGAGAGGGAATCGTTGCATCATTTACCAATTTCATATTCCAAAGAGACGGCAACATTGAGAAGGTTAATCAAAATGTCATAAAGGGACTATTTGGAATGCACCTTGAGGCGTCATTCTCAAAAGAGATCAACATCAAAAAATTCGATAAAGAACTCCAAGACCTTGGAAAAAAGATCGGAATGGAGGTAAGCATCTATCATGAGATTAACTCTGACAAAAACATTGCACTGTTTGTTACAAAGGAGCCGCACTGCCTGGAGGTACTGCTCAATGCAAACGCCAGGGGCCAGCTCAAAGGCAAAATAAGCGTAATCGTAGGAACTGAAAAAACGCTAGAACCAATGGCAAAGAAGGCAAAGATTCCATTTGTAATAGTTGACGAAAAGGATCAGCTTGAAGCAGAAAATAGACTAATTGAAATTGCAAAACAGTACGACATTGATCTTGTGGTGCTTGCGCGATACATGAGAATCATGACGCCTAACTTTGTTTGGAGATACCCTCACAGAATAATCAACATTCATCCGTCTCTGTTACCTGCATTCCCAGGCGCCTTTGCGTATGCGCAGGCCTTTGAGAGGGGAACAAAAATTGTCGGCGTTACCGCTCATTATGTTACTGAGGAGCTTGATCAGGGTCCAATCATCTTCCAAGACTCCTTTAAGGTAGGTCCAAAAGACACTCTAGAATCCATAAGGCAAAAAGGCCAAAAGCTTGAAGCAAACACTTTGCTTAAGGCAGTAAAGATGCATCTTGAAGGAAAGCTTGAGGTCAGTTGGAGAAAAGTGCATACAAAGTGA
- the glmM gene encoding phosphoglucosamine mutase — translation MGKLFGTNGIRGVFPDELSLEFISDIVYSIATYFKKGPILVGYDGRDSSPLVAKVVCSAINYCGFDCGLAGLVPTPALEYATKALGYSGGIMITASHNPPQYNGLKPAAKDGVEVSREDELIIEDIYFSKKWIRNSKKFGKTQTESRVVRTYLDGIKSQVNASKIKSKKFKVALDLGNGAQAVAAPDLCKELGCTVFLINEKIDGTFPGRGSEPTPSNLQKLSRKVIEKKADFGVAFDGDGDRSIFCDNNGKILTGDKSALLLANYLLEKNPKSKIVTCLNSSSVIEAIASKTNSEVIRTKVGSVEVSRKMVPEKALVGFEENGGFMYGKHNQVRDGAMTLALALDLIADSGKAMSEQMSALPPSYTTKDKVSCSKKEAEKIISQLKKEHKNYDATDGIKLIFDEKNWIMIRPSGTEPIARIYAEADSEEKLGNLMSKYTKKVNSILDR, via the coding sequence ATGGGAAAGTTATTTGGCACCAACGGAATACGCGGAGTTTTCCCAGACGAACTTAGCCTGGAATTCATCTCCGATATTGTTTACTCCATTGCAACATATTTCAAGAAAGGCCCGATTCTTGTAGGCTATGACGGTCGGGACTCTAGTCCGCTTGTTGCAAAAGTAGTGTGTTCTGCCATAAACTACTGCGGATTTGACTGTGGTTTGGCCGGCCTTGTCCCCACCCCAGCATTGGAATATGCCACAAAAGCGCTTGGGTATTCGGGAGGAATAATGATTACTGCGTCTCACAACCCGCCTCAGTACAACGGCCTAAAGCCGGCTGCAAAAGACGGCGTGGAAGTTTCACGAGAAGACGAACTAATAATAGAAGACATTTACTTTAGCAAAAAATGGATAAGAAATTCCAAAAAGTTTGGCAAAACCCAAACTGAGTCAAGAGTTGTCCGCACATATCTTGACGGAATAAAATCGCAAGTGAATGCAAGCAAAATCAAATCAAAAAAGTTCAAGGTGGCACTAGATCTTGGCAATGGGGCGCAGGCCGTGGCAGCGCCTGATCTGTGCAAGGAACTTGGCTGCACAGTTTTTCTAATCAATGAAAAAATCGACGGAACATTTCCAGGAAGGGGATCGGAGCCGACACCAAGCAACTTGCAAAAATTATCACGTAAAGTAATAGAAAAAAAAGCAGATTTTGGCGTGGCCTTTGATGGTGACGGTGACAGGAGCATTTTCTGCGACAATAATGGGAAAATTCTAACCGGCGACAAATCTGCACTGCTCTTGGCAAATTATCTTTTAGAGAAAAACCCGAAATCCAAAATTGTAACGTGCCTTAACTCAAGTTCTGTCATAGAGGCAATAGCTTCCAAGACAAACTCAGAGGTGATTAGGACCAAAGTTGGAAGCGTTGAGGTCTCAAGAAAAATGGTTCCAGAAAAAGCGCTTGTTGGTTTTGAGGAAAATGGCGGCTTTATGTATGGAAAACACAACCAAGTACGGGATGGCGCAATGACTCTGGCACTGGCCTTGGACCTCATTGCGGACTCTGGCAAAGCCATGTCTGAACAAATGTCTGCACTGCCTCCGTCATACACAACAAAGGACAAGGTCTCCTGCTCTAAAAAGGAGGCAGAAAAAATAATCTCACAACTAAAAAAGGAACACAAAAACTATGACGCGACAGACGGAATCAAACTAATTTTTGATGAGAAAAATTGGATTATGATTAGGCCAAGTGGCACTGAGCCAATAGCGAGAATCTATGCGGAGGCAGATTCGGAGGAAAAACTTGGCAACCTCATGTCAAAATACACCAAAAAGGTAAACTCGATTCTGGACAGATAA